A region from the Acomys russatus chromosome 22, mAcoRus1.1, whole genome shotgun sequence genome encodes:
- the Cckar gene encoding cholecystokinin receptor type A, which translates to MDVVDSLLMNGSNITPPCELGLENETLFCLDQPQRSKEWQPAVQILLYSCIFLLSALGNTLVITVLIRNKRMRTVTNIFLLSLAVSDLMLCLFCMPFNLIPNLLKDFIFGSAVCKTTTYFMGTSVSVSTFNLVAISLERYGAICRPLQSRVWQTKSHALKVIAATWCLSFTIMTPYPIYSNLVPFTKNNNQTANMCRFLLPSDAMQQSWQTFLLLILFVIPGIVMVVAYGLISLELYQGIKFDANQKKSAKEKKLSSGGSGRYEDSDGCYLQKARHSRKLELQQLSTSSSGGRVNRIRSSGSAANLLAKKRVIRMLIVIVVLFFLCWMPIFSANAWRAYDTASAERHLSGTPISFILLLSYTSSCVNPIIYCFMNKRFRLGFMATFPCCPNPGPTGVRGEVGEEEDGRTLGASLSRYSYSHMSTCAPPP; encoded by the exons atGGACGTGGTCGACAGCCTTCTTATGAATGGAAGCAACATCACTCCCCCCTGTGAGCTCGGGCTGGAAAATGAGACTCTGTTCTGCCTGGATCAACCTCAACGTTCAAAAG AGTGGCAGCCAGCAGTGCAGATCCTCCTGTATTCCTGCATATTCCTTCTCAGTGCGCTGGGGAACACGCTGGTCATAACGGTGCTGATCCGAAACAAGAGGATGCGGACTGTCACCAACATCTTCCTGCTGTCCCTGGCTGTCAGCGACCTCATGCTGTGCCTCTTCTGCATGCCGTTCAACCTCATCCCCAACCTGCTCAAGGATTTCATCTTTGGAAGTGCTGTGTGCAAGACCACCACCTACTTCATGG gCACTTCCGTGAGTGTTTCCACCTTCAACCTGGTAGCCATCTCTCTGGAGAGATATGGCGCCATCTGCAGACCCTTACAGTCCCGCGTCTGGCAAACAAAGTCCCACGCTTTGAAGGTCATCGCTGCCACCTGGTGCCTCTCCTTTACCATCATGACTCCGTACCCCATTTACAGCAACTTGGTGCCCTTTACTAAAAATAACAACCAGACGGCGAATATGTGCCGTTTCCTGTTGCCAAGCGATGCTATGCAGCAGTCCTG GCAAACGTTCCTGCTGCTCATTCTCTTCGTCATCCCTGGGATCGTGATGGTGGTGGCCTACGGATTGATCTCTCTGGAACTCTACCAAGGCATAAAATTTGATGCTAACCAGAAGAAATCTGCCAAAG AGAAGAAGCTGAGCAGCGGTGGCAGTGGCCGATACGAGGACAGCGATGGCTGTTACTTGCAGAAGGCCAGGCACTCGAGGAAGCTGGAGCTTCAGCAGCTATCcaccagcagcagtggcggcagaGTCAACCGCATCAGGAGCAGCGGTTCTGCGGCCAACCTGTTAGCCAAGAAGCGTGTGATCCGCATGCTCATTGTCATCGTGGTCCTCTTCTTCCTGTGCTGGATGCCCATTTTCAGTGCCAATGCCTGGCGGGCATATGACACCGCTTCTGCAGAGAGACACCTCTCGGGGACGCCCATctctttcatcctcctcctctcctacaCCTCCTCCTGTGTCAACCCCATCATCTACTGCTTCATGAACAAACGCTTTCGCCTGGGCTTCATGGCCACCTTCCCTTGTTGCCCCAATCCTGGTCCCACAGGGGTGAGAGGAGaggtaggagaggaggaagatgggaggaCCCTAGGGGCATCACTGTCCAGGTATTCCTACAGCCACATGAGCACTTGTGCTCCACCCCCGTGA